In the Klebsiella aerogenes KCTC 2190 genome, one interval contains:
- the sbcD gene encoding exonuclease subunit SbcD yields MRILHTSDWHLGQNFYSKSRADEHAAFLDWLLARAQEHEVDAIIVAGDIFDTGSPPSYARELYNRFVVQLQQTGCQLVVLAGNHDSVATLNESREILAFLKTTVVANAGHAPFILPRRDGAPGAVFCPVPFLRPRELVVSQAGHSSGEKQQQLLTAISDYYQQQYQQACDLRGERALPIIASGHLTTVGASKSDAVREIYIGTLDAFPANRFPPADYIALGHIHRAQLVGGCEHIRYSGSPLPLSFDETGKNKSVNLVSFSEGKLSEVTPLTVPITQPLAVLKGDFASITEQLQQWQDSAQQPPVWLDIEITSDEYLHDIQRKIQQQTESLPVEVLLVRRSRAQRERILAGVQRETLSELQVEEVFARRLALETLDAPQQQRLEQLFTETLHSLNGEERL; encoded by the coding sequence ATGCGCATCCTTCATACCTCCGACTGGCACCTCGGCCAGAACTTCTATAGCAAAAGCCGCGCGGACGAACACGCCGCCTTTCTCGACTGGCTGCTGGCGCGCGCGCAGGAACACGAGGTGGATGCCATTATCGTCGCTGGCGATATTTTTGATACCGGCTCTCCGCCGAGCTACGCCCGCGAACTGTATAACCGTTTTGTCGTTCAACTGCAGCAAACCGGCTGCCAGTTGGTGGTGCTGGCGGGCAACCACGATTCGGTGGCGACGTTAAACGAGTCGCGCGAAATACTCGCCTTCCTGAAAACCACCGTGGTCGCCAACGCCGGCCACGCGCCCTTTATCTTGCCGCGGCGCGACGGCGCGCCCGGCGCGGTCTTCTGCCCGGTGCCGTTTTTGCGCCCGCGCGAACTGGTGGTCAGCCAGGCTGGCCACTCCAGCGGCGAAAAACAGCAGCAGTTGCTCACCGCCATCAGCGACTACTATCAGCAGCAATATCAGCAGGCCTGCGATCTGCGCGGCGAACGGGCACTACCGATTATTGCCAGCGGCCACCTCACCACCGTCGGCGCCAGCAAAAGCGACGCGGTCCGTGAAATCTATATCGGCACCCTCGACGCCTTCCCGGCCAACCGCTTTCCGCCCGCCGATTACATCGCGCTCGGCCATATTCATCGCGCCCAGTTGGTTGGCGGCTGCGAGCATATTCGCTACAGCGGTTCGCCGCTGCCGCTGAGTTTTGATGAAACCGGAAAAAACAAAAGCGTTAATCTGGTCTCATTCAGCGAGGGCAAGCTCAGTGAAGTCACCCCGCTAACGGTGCCGATCACCCAGCCGCTGGCGGTACTGAAAGGCGATTTCGCCAGCATCACCGAACAACTTCAGCAGTGGCAGGATAGCGCGCAGCAGCCGCCGGTATGGCTGGATATCGAAATCACCAGCGATGAATACCTGCACGATATCCAAAGAAAAATTCAGCAGCAGACCGAATCGCTGCCGGTGGAAGTGTTGCTGGTGCGTCGCAGTCGCGCCCAGCGTGAACGCATTCTGGCCGGCGTTCAGCGGGAAACGCTGAGCGAACTGCAGGTCGAAGAGGTGTTTGCCCGCCGCCTGGCGCTGGAAACTCTTGATGCTCCACAGCAACAGCGGCTGGAGCAACTGTTTACGGAAACGCTGCATAGCCTGAACGGTGAGGAACGCCTGTGA
- the phoB gene encoding phosphate response regulator transcription factor PhoB, with amino-acid sequence MARRILVVEDEAPIREMVCFVLEQNGFQPVEAEDFDSAVNQLNEPWPDLILLDWMLPGGSGLQFIKQLKREAMTRDIPVVMLTARGEEEDRVRGLETGADDYITKPFSPKELVARIKAVMRRISPMAVEEVIEMQGLSLDPSSHRVMTGENPLDMGPTEFKLLHFFMTHPERVYSREQLLNHVWGTNVYVEDRTVDVHIRRLRKALEHSGHDRMVQTVRGTGYRFSARF; translated from the coding sequence ATGGCGAGAAGAATTCTGGTCGTTGAAGATGAAGCTCCAATCCGCGAAATGGTCTGCTTTGTTCTGGAGCAAAACGGCTTTCAGCCCGTCGAGGCGGAAGATTTTGACAGTGCGGTGAATCAACTCAATGAACCCTGGCCCGATTTGATTCTCCTTGACTGGATGTTGCCGGGCGGATCGGGGCTACAGTTTATTAAACAGCTTAAGCGCGAAGCGATGACCCGCGATATTCCGGTGGTGATGCTGACGGCGCGCGGCGAAGAAGAAGATCGCGTTCGCGGTCTGGAAACCGGTGCGGATGATTACATTACCAAACCGTTTTCGCCGAAGGAGCTGGTGGCGCGAATTAAGGCGGTGATGCGGCGTATTTCGCCAATGGCGGTCGAAGAGGTGATTGAGATGCAGGGGCTGAGCCTGGATCCCTCCTCGCATCGTGTCATGACCGGTGAAAACCCGCTGGATATGGGGCCGACCGAGTTTAAATTATTACACTTCTTTATGACCCACCCGGAACGCGTATACAGCCGTGAACAGCTGCTGAATCACGTTTGGGGAACCAACGTTTACGTTGAAGACCGGACGGTGGATGTGCATATTCGCCGCCTGCGCAAAGCGCTGGAACATAGCGGCCATGACCGGATGGTACAGACGGTTCGCGGCACGGGATATCGTTTCTCCGCCCGTTTCTGA
- the phoR gene encoding phosphate regulon sensor histidine kinase PhoR, with protein MLERLSWKRLALELFLCCIPALILGAFFGHLPWFLLAAVTGLLIWHFWNLLRLSWWLWVDRSMTPPPGSGSWEPLLYGLHQMQMRNKKRRRELGSLIKRFRSGAESLPDAVVLTTEEGAIFWCNGLAQQILNLRWPDDSGQNILNLLRYPEFANYLKNRDFTKPLNLVLNNARHLEIRVMPYSDKQWLMVARDVTQMHQLEGARRNFFANVSHELRTPLTVLQGYLEMMQEQVLEGPTREKALHTMREQTQRMEGLVKQLLTLSRIEAAPVLAMNDKIDVPMMLRVVEREAQTLSQGKHQLHFSVDETLQVMGNEEQLRSAISNLVYNAVNHTPAGTEIHVSWQRAPHGALFSVEDNGPGIAPEHLPRLTERFYRVDKARSRQTGGSGLGLAIVKHAVSHHESRLEIESTVGKGTRFSFLLPERLIAKNVA; from the coding sequence GTGCTGGAACGGCTGTCATGGAAAAGGCTGGCGCTTGAGCTTTTCTTATGTTGTATACCGGCCCTGATCCTCGGGGCGTTTTTCGGTCATCTGCCGTGGTTTTTACTGGCGGCGGTGACCGGATTGCTTATTTGGCATTTCTGGAATTTGTTACGTCTGTCGTGGTGGCTGTGGGTCGATCGCAGTATGACGCCGCCGCCGGGAAGCGGCAGTTGGGAACCGCTGCTGTATGGTCTGCATCAAATGCAGATGCGTAATAAAAAACGTCGTCGCGAACTGGGAAGCCTCATCAAGCGCTTTCGCAGCGGGGCGGAATCCTTACCCGATGCGGTGGTGCTGACCACCGAAGAGGGCGCCATCTTCTGGTGTAATGGCCTGGCGCAACAAATCCTTAATCTACGCTGGCCGGACGATAGCGGGCAGAATATCCTCAACCTGCTGCGCTACCCAGAGTTTGCTAACTATCTGAAAAACCGTGATTTCACCAAGCCCCTTAATCTGGTGCTCAATAACGCCCGTCATCTGGAAATTCGCGTGATGCCTTATAGCGATAAACAGTGGTTGATGGTGGCGCGCGATGTCACGCAAATGCACCAGTTGGAAGGCGCGCGGCGCAACTTTTTCGCCAACGTCAGCCACGAGCTGCGCACGCCGCTCACCGTACTGCAGGGTTATCTCGAGATGATGCAGGAGCAGGTGCTGGAAGGGCCGACGCGGGAAAAAGCGCTGCATACCATGCGTGAGCAAACGCAGCGGATGGAAGGGTTGGTGAAGCAGTTGCTGACGCTCTCGCGTATTGAAGCCGCGCCGGTGCTGGCGATGAATGATAAAATCGACGTCCCGATGATGCTGCGGGTGGTTGAGCGCGAGGCGCAAACCCTCAGCCAGGGTAAGCATCAGCTGCACTTTAGCGTCGATGAAACGCTCCAGGTGATGGGCAACGAAGAGCAGTTGCGCAGCGCGATTTCCAATCTGGTGTACAACGCCGTTAACCATACGCCAGCGGGAACTGAGATTCACGTCAGCTGGCAGCGGGCGCCGCACGGCGCGCTGTTCAGCGTTGAAGACAACGGTCCGGGCATTGCGCCTGAACATTTACCCCGGCTAACCGAGCGGTTCTACCGCGTCGACAAGGCGCGCTCCCGGCAAACCGGCGGCAGCGGTTTAGGGCTGGCTATTGTGAAACATGCGGTTAGCCATCACGAAAGCCGGCTGGAAATCGAAAGTACGGTCGGGAAGGGAACGCGCTTTAGCTTCCTGTTGCCGGAACGTTTAATTGCCAAAAATGTCGCCTGA